The following coding sequences are from one Candidatus Borkfalkia ceftriaxoniphila window:
- a CDS encoding sugar ABC transporter substrate-binding protein: MTKTLTAVVAHILVVVALLTTFGILGLARNESEGADKFTGELERNVKLRVLENDTAKEMGYLDELLDAFNKKYASYGIKAEDANMDQYIDLEKDGPYGYGPDILYQANDALMKYTDGKHIQPLPVEALDCYDEVSEQAWSAYAASYAGEDYIFGVPVNIQGPLLYYRKDLLPADWQTAWDKDRNGVPDMVEYWTDLYAYSKQIKSESGGKKFGYMKSLFDPYFAMGYLFSYGGYIFGDEGRDTKDIGLSANESYKGASVIRQLASSMNEDCIDDTITVNAYSMIGNGTYFATMTTPDVYTMFISELTREYMRRDKLDRAEAEKKAKENLIVADIPKLPESGDLEDRNGKTIDSVMMGGINGYAVSAYTKAPNAALAFVDFATSYEMIMKRNQLLGIAPARADVAESVGGLSETVNKNLVAGRIEVMPSVRAIAQVWTPAQTFFSDLAKDPFRPKKDQKYTVADALKTALKKVDDQIYAAIHTLA; encoded by the coding sequence ATGACGAAAACCCTGACGGCAGTCGTCGCGCACATTCTCGTCGTGGTTGCGCTCTTAACGACGTTCGGCATTTTGGGACTTGCGCGGAACGAATCGGAAGGCGCGGATAAATTCACGGGCGAACTCGAACGCAACGTGAAACTGCGCGTTCTCGAAAACGACACCGCGAAAGAAATGGGATATCTCGACGAACTTTTGGACGCGTTCAACAAAAAATACGCCTCCTACGGCATCAAGGCAGAGGACGCCAACATGGATCAGTATATCGATCTGGAAAAGGACGGTCCGTACGGTTACGGTCCCGATATCTTATATCAAGCGAACGACGCTCTGATGAAGTATACTGACGGCAAGCATATCCAGCCCCTTCCCGTGGAAGCACTCGACTGCTACGACGAAGTGTCCGAACAGGCGTGGTCGGCGTACGCCGCCTCGTATGCGGGCGAAGATTATATTTTCGGCGTCCCCGTCAATATTCAGGGCCCCCTTCTCTATTACCGCAAGGATCTTTTGCCCGCCGACTGGCAGACTGCGTGGGATAAGGATCGAAACGGCGTGCCCGATATGGTGGAATACTGGACGGACTTATACGCGTATTCCAAACAGATCAAGAGCGAGAGCGGCGGCAAAAAATTCGGCTATATGAAATCGCTGTTCGACCCGTATTTTGCGATGGGTTATCTCTTTTCCTACGGCGGTTATATCTTCGGCGACGAGGGAAGGGATACCAAGGACATCGGGCTGTCCGCGAACGAATCGTACAAGGGCGCTTCCGTCATCCGTCAACTCGCCTCGTCCATGAACGAGGACTGTATCGACGACACCATCACGGTGAACGCGTACAGCATGATCGGAAACGGCACCTATTTCGCCACCATGACCACGCCCGACGTGTACACCATGTTCATCAGCGAACTCACGCGCGAATATATGCGCAGGGATAAACTCGACCGCGCCGAGGCGGAAAAGAAAGCGAAGGAAAATCTGATCGTGGCGGACATTCCCAAACTTCCCGAGAGCGGGGATCTGGAGGACAGGAACGGGAAAACCATCGACAGCGTGATGATGGGCGGTATCAACGGCTACGCGGTCAGCGCGTACACCAAAGCGCCCAACGCCGCGCTCGCGTTCGTGGATTTCGCGACGAGTTACGAGATGATCATGAAACGGAATCAACTGTTGGGCATCGCGCCCGCCCGTGCGGACGTCGCAGAGAGCGTGGGCGGGCTTTCGGAGACCGTCAACAAAAATCTCGTGGCGGGGCGCATCGAAGTGATGCCCAGCGTGCGCGCCATCGCGCAGGTCTGGACGCCCGCGCAGACGTTCTTTTCCGATTTGGCGAAAGATCCCTTCCGCCCGAAAAAAGACCAGAAATACACGGTGGCGGACGCGCTCAAAACCGCTTTGAAAAAAGTGGACGACCAGATTTACGCGGCGATCCACACGCTCGCGTAA
- a CDS encoding sugar ABC transporter permease, with protein MSKKSIKLGRTVDTVVTYIILIVVAFIFFFPCLWLILASFSESGSIYSFQGFFPSAFSFRSFITLFTDTAMYDYPNWFKNTLFIAVMACILGTFLTILTAYCMSRFKFKSRRSLMKTTLVLGMFPSFMGMTAVYLLMTQFNFINNSWGLILIYSAGAPMGYMVQKGFFDTIPASIDEAARIDGATNFTVFRKIILPLSMPIIVYTALTSFTWPWSDFILPKLLLKTKDTWTVAVGLMSLGDTEFSRFAAGSIFIAVPIVVLYFVLVRYMINGMAAGAVKE; from the coding sequence ATGAGTAAAAAGAGTATAAAATTGGGAAGAACGGTCGATACCGTCGTCACCTATATCATTCTGATCGTTGTGGCATTTATCTTTTTCTTTCCGTGCCTATGGCTGATCCTGGCGTCCTTTTCCGAATCGGGCTCCATCTACTCCTTTCAGGGGTTCTTTCCCTCGGCATTCAGTTTCAGAAGTTTCATCACGCTGTTTACGGATACCGCCATGTACGATTATCCCAACTGGTTCAAAAACACCCTGTTCATCGCCGTGATGGCTTGCATATTAGGCACGTTTCTGACCATTCTGACAGCCTATTGTATGTCGCGGTTCAAATTCAAGAGCCGCCGCTCGCTCATGAAGACCACCCTCGTTTTGGGAATGTTTCCCTCCTTTATGGGCATGACGGCGGTGTACCTTCTGATGACGCAGTTCAATTTTATCAATAATTCCTGGGGACTGATTCTCATCTATTCGGCGGGCGCGCCCATGGGTTACATGGTGCAGAAGGGCTTTTTCGATACCATTCCCGCCTCCATCGACGAGGCGGCGCGCATCGACGGCGCGACCAATTTCACCGTTTTCAGAAAGATCATTCTGCCCCTTTCCATGCCCATCATCGTGTACACCGCGCTCACTTCCTTCACCTGGCCGTGGAGCGATTTCATCCTTCCCAAACTTTTGTTAAAGACCAAAGACACCTGGACGGTCGCGGTCGGGCTGATGAGCCTGGGCGATACGGAATTTTCGCGCTTTGCGGCGGGGTCCATTTTCATCGCGGTGCCCATCGTGGTGCTGTACTTCGTGCTGGTAAGATATATGATCAACGGAATGGCCGCGGGCGCGGTAAAGGAGTAA
- a CDS encoding zinc-binding dehydrogenase: MKAKAAVFMGANVPFEVREFEITDTPAGYGRSELIASGICGTDVHFHNGKLSVAAPTIIGHEFVGRLIDLNEEEGKRYGLKKGDRVIADIAVPCGECLLCKSGDDANCVRMRVTNGGSIETPPYLFGGYTRVNYTPLSNLIRIPEQLDAEMVCIFACPGPTAMHAFALAGRAGVDLADIRTAVVQGLGPVGTYAVMYLKAMGVKQVFAITAGTNARREELAKSLGASEVFNLSRTGAAQINESIVKASGGLGADLAFEASGAPAAVPQGMELLRNRGVYLVPGQYSNSGSVAIAPQLITFKALHIIGSSQYSVSDVRDYLSFLLAHPELHAKIRELGNRYPLEEVNKAFLDAKSGNNIKTLLV; this comes from the coding sequence ATGAAAGCGAAAGCGGCTGTATTTATGGGGGCGAACGTGCCCTTCGAGGTGAGGGAGTTCGAGATAACCGATACGCCCGCAGGCTACGGCAGATCGGAACTGATCGCGAGCGGCATCTGCGGCACGGACGTGCATTTCCACAACGGCAAACTTTCCGTGGCGGCGCCGACGATCATCGGGCACGAATTCGTGGGCAGGCTCATCGATCTGAACGAGGAGGAAGGCAAGCGGTACGGTCTGAAAAAGGGAGATCGCGTCATCGCGGACATTGCCGTGCCCTGCGGGGAGTGCCTTCTGTGCAAAAGCGGGGACGACGCGAACTGCGTCCGTATGCGCGTGACCAACGGCGGCAGCATCGAAACGCCGCCCTACCTGTTCGGAGGTTATACGCGCGTGAACTACACGCCGCTTTCCAACCTCATCCGGATCCCCGAGCAACTGGACGCGGAAATGGTCTGCATATTCGCCTGCCCGGGGCCGACCGCCATGCACGCGTTCGCGCTCGCGGGGCGCGCAGGCGTGGATCTTGCGGATATCCGTACGGCGGTCGTGCAGGGGCTGGGGCCCGTGGGCACCTATGCGGTGATGTATCTCAAAGCGATGGGCGTAAAGCAGGTGTTCGCGATCACGGCGGGCACGAACGCGCGGCGGGAAGAACTTGCGAAAAGCCTCGGCGCTTCGGAAGTGTTCAATCTGTCGCGTACGGGCGCGGCGCAGATCAACGAAAGCATCGTGAAAGCGAGCGGCGGTCTGGGCGCGGATCTCGCGTTCGAGGCGTCGGGCGCGCCCGCGGCGGTGCCGCAGGGCATGGAACTTCTCAGAAACCGCGGCGTCTATCTCGTGCCGGGGCAGTATTCCAACAGCGGCAGCGTCGCCATTGCGCCCCAACTCATCACTTTCAAAGCGCTGCATATCATCGGTTCTTCGCAGTATTCGGTGAGCGACGTGCGGGATTATCTCTCCTTTTTGCTCGCGCATCCCGAACTGCACGCAAAGATCCGCGAACTCGGAAACCGCTATCCTCTGGAAGAGGTCAACAAAGCCTTTCTCGACGCAAAGTCGGGAAACAACATTAAAACTTTATTGGTTTGA
- a CDS encoding InlB B-repeat-containing protein, which yields MKKMKWLALLAVLVLGLSVFAACGGSADTCKVTYFDADAKTVLKEIKVDKGEKAENWTPEKEGWTFLGWYATPSLKRPFPFDDPVNADTSLFSSWKSAVFQEDTREWLIAGQSSYKGALLNTSAWGKVEGAEREKFMFERVEEGKNEFELTLDLYVGDQFQIADVDVDNAYTWTHQRGYGFLKTEGTEEFVKNAGNIFTEDLTKANIEMIKEGNYTLTLTTDMSNSTLDSLEIKRNGDPNANLEKSYAPSISGSVTGGNAIPDKENFGDFGFTETAEGSKVFEMTISLNKGDFFSVLPYENSWDDVLRTSAVDAALSDAVYDTKELANITMLESAKYKITAKFEEKDGKDAGSVIIKKVGAFERTAGDNEVKFTDGKPTVYVRQGARVPNPGDPAGQTGKIFIGWYTDLTNNVPMNFNAALDKTGQTITCAPKFMSDTDKDTRTVYIKGDVSGWANKDEFKMKNDGKHTYTFDLTVENTAQFVFTFFEGANDTGAAANGTWVDYENSTDQASGEGNISIASKGTYRITLDSFHKTVTIVKL from the coding sequence ATGAAAAAGATGAAATGGCTCGCGCTCCTGGCGGTTCTCGTTCTGGGGCTGTCCGTATTCGCCGCGTGCGGCGGTTCGGCGGATACCTGTAAGGTAACGTATTTCGACGCGGACGCCAAAACAGTGCTCAAAGAGATAAAAGTGGACAAGGGTGAAAAGGCGGAAAACTGGACGCCCGAAAAAGAGGGCTGGACCTTTTTGGGCTGGTACGCGACGCCCAGCCTCAAACGTCCTTTCCCGTTCGACGATCCCGTCAACGCGGACACTTCGTTGTTTTCCAGTTGGAAATCGGCTGTGTTTCAGGAAGATACGCGCGAATGGCTGATCGCGGGGCAGTCCTCGTATAAGGGTGCGCTGCTCAATACGAGCGCCTGGGGTAAAGTAGAGGGCGCGGAACGCGAAAAATTCATGTTCGAGCGCGTGGAAGAGGGGAAAAACGAGTTCGAACTTACCCTCGATCTGTATGTGGGCGACCAGTTCCAGATCGCGGACGTGGACGTGGACAACGCGTATACCTGGACGCATCAGCGCGGCTACGGATTTTTAAAGACCGAGGGCACGGAAGAATTCGTGAAAAATGCGGGAAATATCTTCACCGAAGATCTGACCAAAGCGAATATCGAGATGATCAAAGAGGGCAACTATACGCTGACGCTCACCACCGATATGAGCAATTCCACGCTCGACTCTCTGGAAATCAAGCGAAACGGCGATCCGAACGCCAATCTCGAAAAATCGTATGCGCCCAGTATTTCCGGCTCGGTCACGGGCGGCAACGCCATTCCCGACAAGGAAAATTTCGGCGATTTCGGATTTACCGAAACGGCGGAAGGCAGCAAGGTCTTTGAAATGACCATCAGCCTGAACAAGGGCGATTTCTTCTCCGTTCTGCCTTACGAAAATTCGTGGGACGACGTGCTGCGCACGTCCGCAGTCGACGCGGCTTTGAGCGACGCCGTCTACGATACCAAAGAATTGGCGAATATCACCATGCTGGAATCCGCGAAATATAAGATCACCGCGAAATTCGAGGAAAAGGACGGCAAAGACGCGGGCAGCGTCATCATCAAAAAAGTCGGCGCGTTCGAGCGCACCGCGGGCGACAACGAGGTCAAATTCACCGACGGCAAACCCACCGTATACGTCCGTCAGGGCGCGCGCGTTCCCAATCCGGGCGACCCTGCGGGACAGACGGGCAAAATTTTCATCGGATGGTATACCGACCTTACGAACAACGTGCCTATGAATTTTAACGCCGCTCTGGATAAGACGGGGCAAACGATCACCTGCGCGCCCAAGTTTATGTCCGATACCGACAAAGATACGCGTACCGTGTATATCAAGGGCGACGTTTCGGGGTGGGCGAACAAGGACGAGTTCAAAATGAAAAACGACGGCAAGCACACCTATACCTTCGATCTGACGGTGGAAAATACGGCGCAGTTCGTATTCACCTTCTTCGAGGGGGCGAACGATACGGGAGCCGCCGCCAACGGCACGTGGGTGGATTATGAAAATTCCACCGACCAGGCGTCGGGCGAGGGGAATATCTCCATCGCTTCGAAAGGCACGTACCGCATTACGCTCGATTCCTTCCACAAAACGGTGACCATCGTCAAACTGTAA
- a CDS encoding LacI family DNA-binding transcriptional regulator: MDKKITMQDVADAAGVSKSTVSFILNHREDQRISEDTKQKVWQVINMLNFKPNTYAKFLRGAQPDKLVAAYCPQDLTDLGRIVFLDFYRRLSEAFSAQSVRVFHLCSPARLDTVEAIVTYGVSKEEFSQLGGLNFVPVVSVNCTIGDALFFEISNDYAALARDAAAYFGAPFLFVSQPPRDEYLRAAIESSFSDVRFISNLCELTAFKGQYVVTDEPSLAALLNETAGANAYCPARADRPKIQKIVECVRLATDREPHPEHRFFV, translated from the coding sequence ATGGATAAGAAAATAACGATGCAGGACGTTGCCGACGCCGCGGGCGTGAGCAAATCGACCGTATCATTCATCTTAAATCACCGCGAGGATCAGCGTATCAGCGAAGACACCAAACAGAAGGTCTGGCAGGTCATCAATATGCTGAATTTCAAGCCGAATACCTACGCGAAATTTCTGCGCGGTGCGCAGCCCGACAAACTCGTCGCCGCGTACTGCCCGCAAGATCTCACCGATCTGGGGCGGATCGTGTTTCTCGATTTTTACAGGCGGCTTTCCGAGGCGTTTTCCGCGCAGTCCGTCCGCGTTTTTCATCTCTGTTCGCCCGCAAGGCTGGATACCGTGGAGGCGATCGTCACCTACGGCGTTTCCAAAGAGGAATTTTCGCAGTTGGGCGGACTCAATTTCGTGCCCGTCGTTTCCGTGAACTGCACCATCGGCGACGCGCTTTTTTTCGAAATTTCCAACGACTACGCCGCGCTCGCGCGCGACGCGGCCGCGTATTTCGGGGCACCCTTCCTCTTTGTCTCGCAGCCGCCGCGCGACGAATATCTGCGCGCGGCGATCGAAAGCAGTTTTTCGGACGTTCGCTTTATATCGAATCTCTGCGAACTTACCGCGTTCAAAGGGCAATACGTCGTGACGGACGAACCCTCGCTCGCCGCGCTGCTCAACGAAACCGCGGGCGCGAATGCCTATTGCCCCGCGCGTGCGGATCGGCCGAAGATTCAAAAGATCGTCGAGTGCGTGCGGCTCGCGACGGATCGCGAACCGCATCCCGAACACAGATTTTTCGTTTGA
- a CDS encoding glycoside hydrolase family 13 protein gives MLEQALYHKPETEYCYPISENTIAMRLRASKTDVLQVDVVYGGKYDFYEKRQRARMRLSYTDRLYNYFTAELTLSDVRLVYVFELKEGDRICYFSEDGLTEKYDYHFNFYNAFQFAYINAADVHRQVEWMKNARFYQIFIDRFARGNFDKDDRYINLEWGTVPGPKSYAGGDLRGVTENLGYIAGLGANAIYLTPFFRSVSNHKYDIEDYFTVDGMFGDEEDIRKLVTSAHERGMRVVMDAVFNHVSARCRQFADVAEKGKNSPYFDWFIIHGDKIDREKVNYECFASCDYMPKWNTSNEAVQEYLIGVGLYWLQKYDIDGWRLDVSDEVSHAFWRKFRDAVKKIKPECAIIGENWHDANAYLKGDQYDSIMNYAFTKACLDFFVLKSADAKAFAEKLNALLMRNTDTVNCMMLNLLDSHDTHRFLTEAGGDVRKLESALAVLYLFVGVPCIYYGTEIGMEGGYDPDCRRTMDWEKARKGSSLTQLVRALAGLKERRKCLHRNEFRAYAEGEAFVMERGELRLVVNGGETPLPLRKNICTNAEGRLRSFEFMIEEI, from the coding sequence ATGTTAGAGCAAGCCCTGTACCACAAACCGGAAACCGAATATTGTTATCCGATTTCGGAAAATACGATCGCGATGCGCCTGCGCGCTTCCAAGACGGACGTATTGCAGGTCGACGTCGTTTACGGCGGTAAATACGATTTTTACGAAAAGCGGCAGCGCGCGCGCATGAGGCTGTCGTACACCGATCGGCTGTACAACTATTTTACCGCGGAACTGACGCTGTCGGACGTCCGCCTCGTGTACGTGTTCGAGTTGAAAGAGGGGGACAGGATCTGTTATTTTTCCGAGGACGGACTGACGGAAAAATACGATTATCACTTCAATTTCTACAACGCATTCCAGTTTGCGTATATCAACGCCGCCGACGTTCACAGACAGGTGGAGTGGATGAAAAACGCGCGTTTTTATCAGATCTTCATCGACCGTTTCGCGCGCGGGAATTTCGATAAGGACGACAGATATATCAATTTGGAGTGGGGTACCGTTCCCGGACCGAAAAGTTACGCGGGGGGCGATCTGCGGGGCGTTACGGAAAATCTCGGCTATATCGCGGGGCTCGGCGCGAACGCAATTTATCTCACGCCTTTTTTCAGGTCGGTGAGCAATCATAAATACGATATCGAGGATTATTTTACCGTGGACGGCATGTTCGGCGACGAAGAGGATATCCGAAAACTCGTGACGAGCGCCCACGAAAGGGGGATGCGCGTGGTGATGGACGCGGTGTTCAACCACGTCAGCGCGCGGTGCAGACAGTTTGCCGACGTCGCGGAAAAGGGAAAAAATTCTCCCTATTTCGATTGGTTCATCATACACGGCGACAAGATCGACCGCGAAAAAGTCAATTACGAGTGTTTCGCCTCGTGCGATTATATGCCGAAATGGAACACCTCCAACGAGGCGGTGCAGGAATACCTCATCGGCGTGGGGCTGTACTGGCTGCAAAAGTACGATATCGACGGCTGGCGGCTGGACGTTTCCGACGAGGTTTCGCACGCTTTCTGGCGGAAATTCCGCGACGCGGTGAAAAAAATCAAGCCCGAATGCGCGATCATCGGCGAAAACTGGCACGACGCCAACGCCTATCTGAAAGGCGACCAGTACGACTCCATCATGAATTACGCCTTCACCAAGGCGTGCCTCGACTTTTTCGTGCTCAAAAGCGCCGACGCGAAAGCGTTTGCCGAAAAACTCAACGCGCTTCTGATGCGCAACACGGATACGGTCAACTGCATGATGCTCAATCTTCTGGACAGCCACGACACGCACCGCTTTCTGACCGAGGCGGGCGGCGACGTCAGAAAACTGGAAAGCGCGCTCGCCGTTTTATATCTTTTCGTGGGCGTTCCCTGTATTTATTACGGCACGGAGATCGGCATGGAGGGGGGATACGATCCAGACTGCCGCCGCACCATGGATTGGGAAAAGGCGAGAAAGGGCAGCAGCCTGACGCAACTCGTCCGCGCGCTCGCGGGCCTCAAAGAGCGCAGAAAATGTTTGCACCGAAACGAGTTCCGCGCCTATGCGGAAGGTGAAGCATTCGTCATGGAGCGCGGCGAACTGCGGCTCGTCGTCAATGGCGGCGAAACCCCTCTGCCTTTGCGGAAAAATATCTGCACCAACGCGGAGGGACGGCTGCGATCGTTTGAATTTATGATCGAAGAAATCTGA
- a CDS encoding carbohydrate ABC transporter permease, protein MENIKHRFAAKTQGFSRVLKDGNKKVAASMGLMGLGQILYGQWAKGLLYMLAEVGFIVYVILRGAADLFGFFTLGSVMSNPWLGIEGDNSTVMLIMGVLAFIVIILYATLYISNVRDVFATQKRVEEGKAPKTFREEFAELFDKKFYRTVLFLPVIGVCIFNVLPIVFMILVAFTNYGGDVVPPALVDWVWFQNFAKILTLGQFAPTFFKILSWNVVWAVLSTLINYFGGLLLALLLNKKCVRGKVFWRAFPILAYAIPGFITLLGFKFMFSYGGPINFYITEAGKTAVGFLDLDAKWTARMIGLGVNAWISVPSSMLLAAGILSNANQDQYEAARIDGANAVQQFWYLTLPFVVFATTPVLITQFIGNFNNFGIFYFLRGGLYIDGYFLASDTDLLINWLYNLSIDNNYYSIGAAISLIIFIITSAISLAVYVFSPSYRQEETYR, encoded by the coding sequence ATGGAAAATATCAAACATCGGTTCGCGGCAAAAACGCAAGGCTTTTCCCGCGTTCTGAAAGACGGAAACAAAAAGGTCGCCGCCTCGATGGGCCTCATGGGACTGGGGCAGATCCTGTACGGCCAGTGGGCGAAGGGGCTCTTGTATATGCTCGCGGAAGTCGGCTTTATCGTATACGTGATCCTGCGCGGCGCGGCGGACCTTTTCGGATTCTTTACCTTGGGCTCCGTCATGTCCAACCCGTGGCTGGGCATCGAAGGGGATAATTCGACGGTCATGCTCATCATGGGCGTGCTCGCCTTTATAGTCATTATTTTATACGCTACGCTCTATATCTCCAACGTGCGCGACGTGTTCGCGACACAAAAACGGGTGGAGGAGGGCAAAGCGCCCAAGACGTTCCGCGAAGAATTTGCCGAACTGTTCGATAAAAAGTTCTATCGCACCGTTTTATTTTTGCCCGTGATCGGCGTGTGCATTTTCAACGTGCTGCCCATCGTGTTCATGATTCTGGTCGCGTTCACAAATTACGGCGGCGACGTGGTGCCGCCCGCGCTGGTCGATTGGGTGTGGTTTCAGAACTTTGCCAAAATATTGACGCTGGGACAGTTCGCGCCCACATTTTTCAAGATCTTGTCCTGGAACGTGGTGTGGGCGGTGCTTTCCACGCTCATCAACTATTTCGGCGGTCTGCTGCTCGCGCTTTTGCTCAATAAAAAGTGCGTGCGCGGCAAAGTGTTCTGGCGCGCGTTCCCCATACTCGCGTACGCCATTCCGGGATTTATCACGCTTTTGGGGTTCAAGTTCATGTTCTCCTACGGCGGACCCATCAACTTTTATATCACCGAGGCGGGCAAGACCGCGGTCGGCTTTCTCGATCTGGACGCCAAATGGACGGCGCGCATGATCGGCCTCGGGGTCAACGCCTGGATCAGCGTACCCTCGTCCATGCTGCTGGCGGCGGGCATTTTGTCCAACGCCAATCAGGACCAGTACGAGGCGGCGCGCATCGACGGCGCCAACGCGGTGCAGCAGTTCTGGTATCTGACGCTCCCGTTCGTGGTGTTCGCCACCACGCCCGTGCTTATCACGCAGTTTATTGGAAATTTCAATAACTTCGGAATTTTCTATTTCCTGCGCGGCGGCTTGTATATCGACGGTTATTTTCTCGCCAGCGACACCGACCTTCTCATCAACTGGCTGTATAATCTGTCCATCGACAACAATTACTATTCCATCGGCGCGGCGATCAGCCTCATCATCTTTATCATCACGTCCGCCATATCGCTCGCCGTCTATGTATTTTCGCCTTCGTACAGGCAGGAGGAAACGTACCGATGA